One stretch of Leadbetterella byssophila DSM 17132 DNA includes these proteins:
- the traJ gene encoding conjugative transposon protein TraJ, whose translation MEWDNLHELLRSLYDDMMPLAGDMAAVAKGLAGLGALFYVALKVWQALSRAEPIDMFPLLRPFALGLCIMFFPTIVLGTINAVLSPVVTGTHQILEDQVLDLHELQEQKDRLEYEAMVRNPETAYMVSDEEFDKKLDELGWSPSDIGTMAGMYMDRQAYKIEKAIKDWFRNLLEILFQAAALVIDTIRTFFLIVLSILGPIAFAISVWDGFQSTLTQWLTRYISVYLWLPVSDLFSSMLARIQSLILERDIAMLADPTYIPDTSNTVYIIFMIIGIIGYFTIPTVTGWVIQAGGAGNFTRNVNQTAMKTGNIAGAGAGSTVGNIGGKLMGK comes from the coding sequence ATGGAATGGGATAATCTTCACGAACTCCTGCGGTCGCTGTATGACGACATGATGCCGCTTGCCGGCGACATGGCGGCAGTGGCCAAAGGTCTGGCGGGATTGGGTGCGTTGTTCTATGTGGCATTAAAGGTTTGGCAGGCTTTAAGCCGTGCCGAACCTATTGATATGTTTCCGTTGCTACGTCCGTTTGCTTTGGGGCTTTGTATCATGTTTTTTCCAACCATCGTGTTAGGAACCATCAATGCGGTACTTAGCCCCGTGGTAACGGGAACCCATCAAATACTCGAAGACCAGGTACTCGACCTGCATGAATTACAGGAACAGAAAGACCGATTGGAATACGAAGCAATGGTCAGAAACCCCGAAACAGCCTATATGGTATCGGACGAAGAGTTCGATAAGAAACTGGATGAATTGGGCTGGTCGCCTTCCGACATCGGGACAATGGCAGGGATGTATATGGACAGGCAAGCCTACAAGATAGAAAAAGCCATAAAGGACTGGTTCCGGAATTTACTGGAAATACTTTTTCAGGCTGCGGCTTTGGTGATTGATACCATACGAACGTTTTTCCTGATTGTCCTTTCCATACTTGGGCCGATAGCTTTTGCCATTTCCGTCTGGGACGGTTTTCAGTCCACGCTCACGCAATGGCTCACGAGGTATATAAGTGTTTACCTGTGGCTTCCTGTTTCAGATCTGTTCAGCTCTATGTTGGCAAGAATACAATCTCTGATACTGGAAAGGGATATCGCAATGCTTGCCGATCCCACCTACATACCAGATACCTCCAACACGGTGTACATCATTTTTATGATTATCGGCATTATCGGATACTTCACAATACCGACTGTGACAGGCTGGGTAATCCAAGCCGGAGGTGCAGGAAACTTTACCCGAAACGTAAATCAAACGGCAATGAAAACCGGAAACATCGCCGGAGCCGGAGCAGGTTCCACAGTAGGGAATATCGGTGGCAAATTAATGGGGAAATAA
- the traM gene encoding conjugative transposon protein TraM — protein sequence MKENEKRVSILVEEGDQSKTSSLLDDKKSNKERLKKPLIFGLMGIVFVGCMYLIFKPSSDKKEIQNIGLNDAVPQATEAGMQADKQKAYEQEMLEQKDQEKRNALATLSDYWNTDDKDASADEQPEEDDSFANGGGKGYTRSGNSTLNSYRNAQSTLGSFYQDDNAETAELRRQLDELKEKLAEKNVPAGVTVDDQLALMEKSYQMAAKYLPSGTNNGQPAATDSAARSSSSNTQKEYFVAFSPTRKKAVSALYREPTDNEFLANWSENRNRGFYTAGSVEQVAQPKNSVKACIQETQTIIGESGVRLRLLEPAQTPNRTIPQGTILTAIGKFQGGRLQLKVTSIELDGNIIPVDITIYDLDGQQGLYVPYSPEMNALTEMAGNMSQTSGTSLMLTQSAGQQIAADLSRGVVQGISGYFSKKVRTPKVTLKAGHQVFLVSKK from the coding sequence ATGAAAGAAAATGAAAAAAGGGTCAGCATACTCGTTGAGGAGGGCGACCAAAGTAAAACATCCAGCCTGCTCGATGATAAAAAGAGCAATAAAGAAAGGCTTAAAAAGCCCTTGATATTCGGTTTAATGGGCATTGTATTCGTAGGCTGCATGTACCTGATTTTTAAACCGTCTTCCGATAAAAAGGAAATTCAAAACATCGGTTTAAACGATGCCGTGCCGCAAGCTACCGAAGCCGGAATGCAGGCTGACAAGCAAAAAGCTTATGAGCAGGAAATGCTGGAACAGAAGGACCAGGAAAAGCGAAATGCCCTGGCAACACTTTCAGATTACTGGAATACCGATGACAAAGACGCTTCGGCCGATGAGCAACCTGAAGAGGATGATAGTTTTGCTAATGGCGGTGGAAAAGGATACACAAGATCCGGCAATTCTACACTGAACAGCTACCGAAATGCACAAAGTACATTAGGTTCTTTTTATCAGGACGATAATGCTGAAACGGCTGAACTCCGCAGGCAATTGGATGAGCTGAAGGAAAAACTGGCAGAAAAAAATGTACCTGCCGGTGTAACCGTTGATGACCAACTGGCTTTGATGGAAAAATCATACCAGATGGCTGCAAAATATCTTCCGTCGGGAACAAACAATGGACAACCTGCCGCTACAGATAGTGCTGCCCGCAGTTCTTCGTCCAATACGCAGAAAGAATATTTTGTGGCATTCAGTCCTACAAGGAAAAAAGCAGTATCAGCTTTATACCGGGAGCCTACAGATAATGAGTTTTTAGCCAATTGGAGCGAAAACAGGAACAGAGGGTTTTATACTGCCGGCTCGGTAGAACAAGTGGCACAGCCCAAAAACAGCGTTAAAGCCTGCATACAGGAAACACAGACCATTATCGGTGAAAGCGGTGTCCGCCTTCGATTACTGGAGCCTGCTCAAACACCGAACCGTACTATTCCGCAGGGAACTATCCTAACCGCTATTGGCAAGTTTCAGGGTGGACGTTTACAACTAAAGGTTACTTCCATAGAACTGGACGGCAATATCATTCCCGTAGACATTACTATTTATGATCTTGATGGCCAGCAGGGTTTGTACGTGCCATACTCGCCGGAAATGAATGCTCTTACTGAAATGGCTGGTAATATGAGCCAGACTTCCGGCACAAGCCTTATGCTTACGCAATCAGCAGGACAGCAAATTGCCGCAGACCTTAGCCGTGGCGTTGTTCAAGGCATTTCAGGGTATTTCTCCAAAAAAGTAAGAACACCTAAAGTCACGCTGAAAGCGGGGCATCAGGTATTCCTCGTTTCCAAAAAATAA
- a CDS encoding DUF4141 domain-containing protein translates to MKKVMLLVCTALMLAVAPSAKAQWVVTDPANLASGILNSANEIVQTSSTVSNVVKNFNEVKKVYEQGKEYYDKLKAINNLVKDARKVQQTVLLVGDVSEMYVQNFGKMMNDPNFSPQELTAIGNGYSALLNESTELLKELKQIITASSLSLNDKERMDIIDRVYKEVKDYHSLVRYYTTKNISVSYLRAKKKNDAKRVLELYGTANQKYW, encoded by the coding sequence ATGAAAAAAGTAATGTTACTGGTGTGTACGGCATTGATGCTTGCCGTAGCACCGTCAGCCAAAGCCCAATGGGTGGTAACCGATCCCGCTAACCTGGCTTCAGGTATTCTCAACAGTGCCAATGAAATCGTACAGACCTCTTCCACCGTGAGCAATGTAGTTAAAAACTTCAACGAAGTGAAGAAAGTGTACGAACAGGGAAAAGAGTATTACGATAAGCTGAAAGCGATCAACAACCTTGTGAAAGATGCCCGTAAGGTACAGCAAACAGTACTCCTGGTGGGTGATGTGTCCGAAATGTACGTGCAGAATTTCGGCAAGATGATGAACGACCCCAATTTTTCGCCACAGGAATTGACCGCAATCGGCAATGGGTATTCAGCACTGCTTAATGAAAGTACTGAATTGTTGAAGGAACTGAAACAGATTATTACCGCTTCAAGCCTATCGCTCAACGATAAGGAACGTATGGACATCATCGACCGTGTGTACAAAGAGGTTAAGGATTACCACAGCCTTGTAAGGTACTACACCACTAAGAATATTTCTGTAAGCTACCTGAGAGCGAAAAAGAAAAACGATGCCAAGAGAGTGCTTGAACTCTACGGAACTGCTAACCAAAAATACTGGTAA
- a CDS encoding response regulator yields the protein MNTMQIIRVALIDDHDLLRDGICKFLESFGFQTVFEAENGKVALDEMQKVEVLPDVCIVDINMPVMDGFETTKALNADYPNVKILAFSVNDDEKDVLKMLKNGAAGYILKGADPGELRKAIEVVYSGGKYFSAGISKIAERFFKN from the coding sequence ATGAATACAATGCAAATAATACGGGTCGCTTTAATCGACGACCACGATTTACTCAGGGATGGAATTTGTAAGTTTCTTGAAAGCTTTGGTTTTCAAACCGTATTTGAAGCCGAAAACGGAAAGGTGGCATTAGATGAAATGCAAAAGGTTGAGGTATTGCCTGATGTTTGCATTGTTGATATAAATATGCCGGTTATGGACGGTTTTGAAACCACAAAGGCACTAAACGCTGATTATCCCAATGTCAAAATTTTAGCGTTCAGCGTGAATGATGATGAGAAAGACGTGCTAAAAATGCTGAAAAACGGTGCTGCCGGATATATATTAAAGGGGGCAGATCCTGGAGAGCTGAGGAAAGCAATCGAAGTTGTGTATAGCGGTGGAAAATATTTCAGTGCCGGAATTAGCAAGATAGCAGAAAGATTCTTCAAGAATTGA
- a CDS encoding conjugal transfer protein TraO, with protein sequence MKKYIYTVMLVLMGITMAQAQRMLPKQKGLEISTGILSDNKIGNDYYISAAMTVNGKNGNYQLWALEYTHQYHEYKDLRIPQESYSAEGGYSFFLLGDARKNITLNFGITGVVGYESINRGEAMLYDGAKILTEDNFIYGAGGRLTFETFLSDRFVLVLQGRTKVLWGTDLEQFRPSAGVGLRFNF encoded by the coding sequence ATGAAAAAATATATCTATACCGTGATGCTCGTTTTAATGGGCATCACAATGGCGCAGGCACAACGAATGCTGCCTAAACAGAAAGGATTGGAAATAAGCACCGGCATATTATCCGATAATAAGATTGGTAATGATTATTACATCAGTGCAGCAATGACCGTGAACGGTAAAAATGGTAATTACCAGCTTTGGGCTTTGGAATATACCCACCAATACCACGAGTATAAAGACCTCCGCATACCACAGGAAAGCTACTCAGCCGAGGGCGGTTACAGCTTCTTCCTGTTAGGAGATGCCCGTAAGAACATTACACTGAACTTCGGTATAACTGGTGTAGTCGGTTACGAAAGCATCAACCGTGGCGAAGCAATGCTATATGATGGGGCGAAAATATTAACTGAGGACAATTTTATCTACGGAGCTGGCGGACGGCTCACTTTTGAAACCTTCCTGTCAGACCGATTTGTGTTAGTCCTGCAAGGCCGTACAAAAGTTCTTTGGGGTACTGACCTGGAACAGTTCAGACCGTCCGCAGGTGTGGGATTAAGGTTTAACTTTTAA
- a CDS encoding GIY-YIG nuclease family protein, whose product MMIVDTKAIVKQSEIFALNLVKQISKITVRPFQEITFHSSEFRDKMTLKAHLHKIPKSNYPLIYIIQVQSPTSLKKLIEHFEGYHTINKTKTKNKDRVNLSRYNKTPSKVLYVGSSTTDFKTRIKNHLGTEGTRVYSLHLCKWDNCLDYKLKVSAFEVVSDNEEVVERFIVEILEQHFWDKLKPVFGKRSGL is encoded by the coding sequence ATGATGATAGTTGATACCAAAGCCATTGTAAAGCAGTCCGAAATATTCGCACTTAATTTAGTGAAGCAGATTTCAAAAATCACGGTACGACCGTTCCAAGAAATAACTTTTCATTCCTCAGAGTTCAGAGATAAGATGACGCTCAAAGCTCACTTGCACAAAATTCCCAAAAGCAATTATCCGCTTATTTATATTATTCAGGTTCAATCCCCGACAAGCCTGAAGAAATTGATTGAACATTTTGAGGGCTACCATACCATTAATAAGACCAAAACAAAGAATAAGGATCGTGTCAATTTATCCCGGTATAATAAAACACCATCCAAAGTGCTGTATGTTGGCAGTTCTACAACTGATTTTAAAACACGAATAAAAAACCATCTTGGTACTGAAGGCACAAGGGTTTACAGCTTACATCTTTGCAAATGGGATAATTGCTTGGATTATAAACTTAAAGTGTCGGCATTTGAAGTGGTGTCCGACAATGAGGAAGTGGTAGAGCGGTTCATAGTTGAAATTCTGGAACAGCATTTTTGGGACAAGTTAAAACCCGTTTTTGGTAAACGAAGCGGATTGTAA
- a CDS encoding DUF3872 domain-containing protein encodes MIAIFNKFKIGLLPVYVLLAILTASFTLVSCNKDDELEIQNDFPFDVKVMPVPNDVANGQTVEIRITIQRTGNYSNTQYFLRYFQFDGQGTLRYYDEPPYLPNDLYELPTEQFRLYYTSASAVSQSFEVWISDNFGNEKQLSFQFNSSD; translated from the coding sequence ATGATAGCAATATTCAATAAATTCAAAATAGGATTACTGCCAGTATATGTATTGCTGGCAATCCTCACAGCTTCTTTTACATTGGTGTCTTGTAACAAAGATGATGAACTTGAAATACAGAACGACTTTCCGTTTGATGTAAAAGTCATGCCCGTGCCAAACGATGTCGCCAACGGACAGACGGTAGAGATTCGCATTACCATACAGCGAACGGGAAATTATAGCAACACGCAATATTTCCTTCGCTACTTCCAGTTTGACGGACAAGGTACGCTTAGGTATTACGATGAGCCGCCGTACCTGCCTAATGATCTGTACGAGTTACCAACCGAGCAGTTCCGTTTGTACTATACCTCGGCATCTGCCGTATCACAATCCTTTGAGGTTTGGATTTCGGATAACTTCGGGAACGAAAAGCAATTAAGCTTTCAATTTAATAGTAGTGATTAA
- a CDS encoding helix-turn-helix domain-containing protein, producing MEVIAIQKSTLEGMKNELKELLELTENATQKYAPIFKEEKWLDNQEVCLMMNITKRTLQTYKDKGLLPYSRLNRKNYYKLSDVQALLKAGQPYKSNEDGVIDQ from the coding sequence ATGGAAGTAATCGCAATACAGAAATCCACTTTGGAGGGAATGAAAAACGAGCTGAAGGAGCTTTTGGAATTGACTGAAAACGCTACCCAAAAATATGCTCCCATTTTCAAAGAGGAAAAGTGGTTGGATAACCAGGAGGTGTGCTTGATGATGAACATTACCAAACGGACTTTACAGACTTATAAGGATAAAGGCTTGCTGCCATATTCAAGATTGAACCGAAAAAACTATTATAAACTGTCGGACGTACAGGCTTTGCTCAAAGCCGGTCAGCCGTATAAATCAAACGAAGATGGAGTTATTGACCAATGA
- the traN gene encoding conjugative transposon protein TraN, producing the protein MKSLFKTFLALALIVGFAVQSHAQDSAKNRLALGKIEPYRMEVTYDKTSHLIFPTAIRYVDLGSEYLIAGKAEDAENVLRVKASVKEFEPETNFSVITNDGRFYSFNVHYSSYPEALSYDLLTMQKSVDKTKGNDVLFEELGNNSPSLAGLLLETIHKKDKRIVKHIGAKSFGIQFTLKGIYIHNGKYYFHTELRNRTNVPFQIDFINFKVVDKKVAKRTVIQERPLQPLRTYKPLNEIGGKTTEQNVFLLDQFTIADDKVLLIEIFEKNGGRHQTLQVENSDLIKARLINDMHLKF; encoded by the coding sequence ATGAAAAGTCTTTTTAAAACCTTTTTAGCATTAGCCCTGATAGTAGGCTTTGCTGTACAATCTCACGCACAGGATAGTGCAAAAAACCGACTTGCTTTAGGCAAGATTGAACCGTACCGAATGGAAGTTACCTACGATAAGACTTCCCATTTGATTTTCCCGACCGCTATCCGCTATGTGGATCTGGGCAGCGAATACCTGATAGCCGGAAAAGCAGAAGATGCAGAAAACGTATTACGTGTAAAAGCTTCGGTAAAGGAGTTTGAACCTGAAACCAACTTTTCTGTCATTACCAATGACGGACGCTTTTACAGCTTCAATGTACATTACAGTTCCTACCCTGAGGCTTTAAGTTATGATCTACTGACGATGCAAAAGTCAGTGGACAAAACAAAGGGGAACGATGTGCTTTTTGAAGAGCTGGGCAACAATTCTCCCTCACTGGCTGGCTTACTCCTGGAAACCATCCACAAAAAGGATAAACGTATTGTGAAGCATATCGGGGCCAAAAGTTTCGGCATTCAATTTACCCTGAAAGGTATTTACATCCACAATGGTAAATACTATTTCCATACGGAATTAAGAAACCGCACCAATGTTCCTTTTCAGATTGACTTCATCAATTTCAAAGTAGTGGACAAGAAAGTAGCCAAGCGTACAGTAATACAGGAACGACCATTGCAGCCACTACGCACCTACAAACCGTTGAATGAAATTGGCGGTAAAACGACCGAACAAAATGTTTTTCTTTTAGACCAGTTTACCATTGCCGATGACAAGGTGCTACTGATTGAGATATTCGAGAAGAACGGCGGTAGGCATCAAACGCTTCAGGTAGAAAACTCGGACTTGATAAAAGCCAGGTTGATAAACGATATGCACCTGAAATTCTAA
- a CDS encoding PRTRC system protein B has translation MKDITQDFGTLYHPLSALVFYQTKGSSKATYVEHFDMDKNGNPINAHPLTEREAKVLAKALNTEKEKSKAFLKSNGILPTNVLHINPSENGTVLWYTKARKTKMYFTESLEIPNGTAEVPAMLWYASKQSLVVFALDKDRRPTEKTALFHAPFFNVYEDGHVCMGNVDVNIKNSASVEEFIQAWQSYFFNSYFSHLVNEHNPIKGNCVSLWKDLISTGKAFPKEVLKKTNKTIKTIL, from the coding sequence ATGAAAGATATAACACAAGACTTTGGAACACTCTACCACCCCTTATCGGCTTTGGTTTTCTACCAAACCAAAGGAAGTAGTAAAGCCACCTATGTGGAGCATTTTGATATGGATAAGAACGGTAATCCAATCAACGCCCATCCTTTGACCGAACGAGAAGCCAAAGTATTGGCAAAAGCACTTAATACGGAAAAGGAAAAGAGTAAGGCATTTTTAAAATCTAACGGCATTCTACCTACCAACGTCCTGCACATTAATCCGAGTGAAAACGGTACGGTACTTTGGTACACCAAAGCACGAAAAACCAAAATGTACTTTACGGAAAGTCTTGAAATACCAAACGGCACGGCGGAAGTACCTGCAATGCTTTGGTATGCAAGCAAGCAGAGCCTTGTTGTTTTTGCCCTTGATAAAGACCGCAGACCTACCGAAAAAACCGCATTGTTTCACGCTCCGTTTTTCAACGTGTACGAGGATGGACACGTATGTATGGGAAATGTAGATGTGAACATCAAAAATTCGGCTTCGGTGGAAGAATTTATACAGGCGTGGCAAAGCTATTTTTTCAATAGCTATTTCAGCCACTTGGTAAACGAACACAACCCCATAAAAGGGAATTGTGTAAGCCTTTGGAAAGACCTTATCAGCACAGGTAAAGCCTTTCCTAAAGAAGTATTGAAAAAGACAAACAAGACCATAAAAACGATATTGTAA
- a CDS encoding helix-turn-helix domain-containing protein, with amino-acid sequence MELLTNDDEEIMAHQEMILLLKTRIGEILKHYRPVMNGEIYLSGQDVCELLHISKRTLQQYRDDKILPYIQIGGKIIFKQSDIIATLEQNYVSVSL; translated from the coding sequence ATGGAGTTATTGACCAATGACGATGAAGAGATCATGGCGCATCAGGAAATGATATTGCTATTGAAAACCCGTATCGGTGAAATACTAAAACATTATCGGCCAGTGATGAATGGAGAAATATATCTATCCGGTCAGGATGTGTGTGAACTTTTGCATATCAGCAAACGTACACTCCAGCAATATCGTGATGATAAAATACTTCCCTATATACAGATTGGCGGTAAAATAATTTTCAAACAATCTGATATCATCGCTACACTGGAACAGAATTATGTATCGGTTAGTTTATAA
- a CDS encoding PRTRC system ThiF family protein, with the protein MNTEILKVHFTDSYLINPTNPITVNVIGAGGTGSKVMTALLEMNHSLIELGHAGLFIRLWDDDVITQANLGRQRFAECEVGLYKSVAIINRINRWAGTNWKAEARKFEKDSKERLPENAGASIYISCVDSVQARFEIADILNGLNNGKAYSNRPRYWLDFGNSQHTGQAILSTIGTIQQPKSEKYETVASLPMVTDEFGELLKQSELEDDTPSCSLAEALEKQDLFINSSLVQMGCSLLWGLFRNGLTPYRGFFHNLKDFRTHPIKVA; encoded by the coding sequence ATGAACACAGAAATTTTAAAAGTCCATTTTACGGACAGCTATTTGATAAATCCAACCAACCCGATAACGGTAAACGTAATCGGGGCAGGTGGCACAGGCTCAAAAGTAATGACCGCTTTGCTTGAAATGAACCATAGCCTGATCGAGTTAGGACACGCAGGATTATTTATACGTCTTTGGGATGACGATGTTATTACCCAAGCCAATTTAGGCAGACAGCGTTTCGCTGAATGCGAGGTCGGGTTGTACAAGTCCGTTGCCATTATCAACCGTATCAACCGTTGGGCAGGTACGAACTGGAAAGCCGAAGCAAGGAAATTTGAAAAAGATAGTAAGGAAAGGTTGCCCGAAAACGCAGGAGCAAGTATTTATATTTCTTGTGTGGACAGCGTACAAGCAAGGTTTGAGATTGCGGACATATTAAACGGATTGAACAACGGCAAAGCCTATTCCAACCGCCCACGCTATTGGCTGGACTTTGGCAACAGCCAACATACAGGACAAGCTATACTATCTACAATAGGAACTATACAGCAACCCAAGTCCGAGAAATACGAAACGGTGGCAAGCCTGCCAATGGTTACGGATGAATTTGGCGAATTGCTCAAACAATCCGAACTGGAAGATGATACGCCAAGCTGTTCCCTTGCTGAAGCGTTGGAAAAGCAGGATTTGTTTATCAATTCATCTTTGGTGCAGATGGGTTGCTCCCTGTTATGGGGTTTGTTCCGTAACGGATTGACACCATACAGGGGATTTTTTCACAACCTGAAGGATTTCCGCACCCACCCTATAAAAGTCGCCTGA
- the traK gene encoding conjugative transposon protein TraK: MEFKTLRNIENSFRQIRLYAIVFAVLCIGVVGYAVWQSYHFAEQQRQKIYVLDNGKSLMLALSQDASINRPVEAREHVRRFHELFFTLAPDKNAIENNMKRAFNLADKSAFDYYKDLSEKGYYNRIISGNVQQRIEVDSVVCNFDTYPYAVRTYAKQFIIRSSNVTRRNLVTSCFLVNSVRSDNNPQGFNIEKFAVTENRDIEVIDR, translated from the coding sequence ATGGAATTTAAAACGCTAAGAAATATAGAAAACAGCTTTCGGCAAATACGATTGTATGCCATTGTGTTTGCTGTTCTCTGCATTGGCGTGGTAGGATATGCCGTATGGCAGTCCTACCACTTTGCAGAGCAACAACGACAAAAAATCTATGTACTGGACAACGGCAAATCGTTGATGCTTGCTTTATCGCAAGATGCGAGTATCAACCGTCCTGTTGAAGCAAGGGAACACGTCAGACGTTTTCACGAACTGTTCTTTACGCTGGCTCCCGATAAGAACGCTATTGAAAACAATATGAAGAGAGCGTTCAACCTTGCCGACAAAAGTGCCTTTGACTATTACAAAGACCTTTCGGAAAAAGGTTATTACAACCGTATCATATCGGGGAACGTGCAGCAACGTATCGAGGTGGATAGTGTAGTATGCAATTTTGATACTTATCCTTATGCTGTTCGCACCTATGCCAAGCAATTCATCATTCGTTCCAGCAATGTGACCAGGCGCAACCTGGTTACGTCCTGCTTTCTTGTAAACTCAGTCCGTTCGGACAATAACCCGCAAGGTTTCAATATCGAAAAGTTTGCAGTAACAGAAAACAGGGATATAGAAGTCATCGACCGCTAA